In Vespa velutina chromosome 1, iVesVel2.1, whole genome shotgun sequence, the following proteins share a genomic window:
- the LOC124949085 gene encoding uncharacterized serine-rich protein C215.13-like codes for MIPEIEGAQYIPTPMTIPPSSTVASTPTTMEMASGPIDYSLPKRLDQIDRSPIKAWSRLEWLLSAFKANGQKCNMQTALEATFRGDDLFYTSQTRSQGYSRFPSSTSSSVSSSMSSLSSFPSPSSFIKSSKLSRLSKSNSSSSYYQSPSSSQSFHSTRSSSSSLPSFSSLSSSSSNQSVSMFNRNQKNECNYSYSDTNDTENRKG; via the coding sequence atGATACCAGAAATCGAGGGTGCTCAATACATTCCCACGCCAATGACGATACCTCCTTCATCGACGGTTGCATCGACACCAACAACGATGGAAATGGCGTCGGGCCCAATCGATTATAGCTTGCCCAAAAGATTGGATCAGATTGATCGATCTCCTATAAAAGCTTGGAGCAGATTGGAATGGCTCTTATCGGCGTTCAAGGCCAACGGGCAAAAGTGCAACATGCAAACTGCTCTCGAAGCTACTTTTCGCGGTGACGATCTTTTTTATACAAGTCAAACTCGATCCCAAGGATACTCCCGATTTCCCTCATCGACGTCATCCTCCGTGTCCTCTTCCATGTCCTCTTTATCGTCGTTCCCATCCCCTTCGTCGTTTATTAAGTCATCCAAATTATCGAGATTATCCAAATCGAATAGTTCATCGTCTTATTACCAATCACCATCTTCTTCGCAATCATTCCATTCCACACGATCATCATCCTCGTCGTTACCGTCATTCTCGTCACTTTCATCATCCTCTTCTAATCAATCAGTTTCAATGTTTAATCGAAATCAAAAAAACGAATGCAATTATTCTTATAGCGATACGAACGAtacagaaaatagaaaaggctag
- the LOC124949081 gene encoding ubiquitin carboxyl-terminal hydrolase 34-like: protein MRDTSDMTEDALSEDTMMDCSGHGGALEDFVELATDIADSSRTIRDAAERLLTLLGVEDENDDFLSSSEDEGVEVDVEDEEDEDRPENTRLLHQLAASLAQELKYSQQKHDPGPTRIIAQGRGTFEERDQNVEMVQDDSFLGQSIFRNQIDLKTSDNQFHGNPFVQDQFAPTRRYSLGYSFQGHSKDLEVFETKESLKTSNRHHYRHHHNHHHRRRRHHHHHHHHHHHHHHRSKMNDEQEERSILHRDHVSESWGSGWDACAMEALRYLVEDEGLPAHHPTVLAMKNHLELQRGRVFAQYTA from the exons gacACCATGATGGATTGCAGTGGACATGGTGGAGCTTTGGAAGATTTCGTCGAATTGGCGACTGATATTGCTGATTCCTCGCGAACCATAAGAg ATGCCGCTGAAAGGTTGCTGACGTTATTGGGCGTAGAGGATGAGAATGAtgattttctatcttcctccGAAGACGAGGGTGTCGAGGTAGACgtagaagacgaagaggacgaGGATCGACCTGAAAATACAAGGTTACTTCATCAATTAGCTGCATCGTTGGCACAAGAATTGAAATATTCACAGCAAAAGCATGACCCAGGACCTACGAGAATAATCGCGCAAGGACGGGGAACCTTCGAGGAGAGAGATCAAAACGTTGAGATGGTCCAAGATGATAGTTTCCTCGGTCAAAGTATTTTTCGAAATCAAATTGACCTAAAAACGTCGGACAATCAATTCCATGGTAATCCCTTTGTTCAGGATCAATTCGCTCCCACAAGGAGATACTCCCTTGGATATTCTTTTCAAGGGCATTCAAAAGATCTCGAAGTTTTCGAAACGAAGGAGAGTTTAAAGACGTCAaatcgtcatcattatcgtcatcaccataatcatcatcatcgtcgtcggcgtcatcatcatcatcatcatcatcatcatcatcatcatcatcatcgttctAAGATGAACGACGAACAAGAGGAAAGATCGATCCTTCATCGGGATCACGTTTCTGAATCTTGGGGTTCTGGCTGGGATGCCTGTGCCATGGAAGCTCTGAGATATCTCGTGGAAGACGAAGGACTGCCGGCTCATCATCCAACCGTCCTAGCGATGAAAAATCATCTTGAGCTGCAAAGAGGACGGGTATTCGCTCAGTACACAGCATAA